The following coding sequences are from one Symbiobacterium terraclitae window:
- the typA gene encoding translational GTPase TypA, whose translation MRGMKRTDLRNVAIIAHVDHGKTTLVDGLLRQSGTFRANEQVAERVMDSNDLERERGITILSKNTGITYKGVRINIVDTPGHADFSGEVERIMTMVDGCLLVVDAAEGPMAQTKFVLRKAMEAGLKPVVVINKIDRPDRRIAEVEDMILDLFIELGADDDQLEYPVIYASARAGVATYRLEEEGKDLQPIFDTILEHIPCPEGDPDAPLQAMVTSLDYDEYVGRVAIARVRQGRVVAGQQVAVAKLDGSVVRFRAAQLFGFQGLKRVPMEEATVGDIIAMTGLEDVNIGETITDPEQPVPLPPIKVDEPTLQMTFRTNDSPFAGREGKYVTSRHLRARLFKELERNVALRVEETDSPDAFIVSGRGELHLSILIETMRREGYELAVSKPKVIFRRDEHGNRLEPLEQLIIDIPEEYMGTVMEALGVRKAEMTNMINHGNGNLRLEFIIPARGLVGFRSEFLTLTRGYGIMHHLFYDYGPYRGDIPTRTRGSLVASEAGTATQYALYQLQDRGTLFIEPGTEVYVGMVVGENSREQDMDVNVCKTKHLTNIRAAGSDEKLLLDPPRLLTLEEALEQIADDELVEVTPKSIRLRKQYLDPIIRARLAKGKEINAEVLQRLQQGR comes from the coding sequence ATGAGAGGAATGAAGCGGACCGACCTGCGCAACGTGGCGATCATCGCCCACGTCGATCACGGCAAGACCACCCTCGTAGACGGCCTGCTCCGCCAGTCCGGCACCTTCCGCGCCAACGAGCAGGTGGCGGAGCGGGTGATGGATTCCAACGACCTGGAGCGGGAGCGGGGCATCACCATCCTCTCCAAGAACACCGGCATCACCTACAAGGGCGTCCGGATCAACATCGTCGACACCCCCGGCCACGCCGACTTCTCCGGCGAGGTGGAGCGGATCATGACGATGGTGGACGGCTGCCTCCTGGTCGTCGACGCGGCCGAGGGGCCGATGGCGCAGACCAAGTTCGTGCTGCGCAAGGCCATGGAGGCCGGCCTGAAGCCGGTGGTGGTGATCAACAAGATCGACCGGCCCGACCGGCGCATCGCCGAGGTGGAGGACATGATCCTCGACCTCTTCATCGAGCTGGGCGCGGACGACGACCAGCTGGAGTACCCCGTCATCTACGCCTCGGCGCGCGCCGGCGTGGCGACCTACCGCCTGGAGGAGGAGGGGAAGGACCTCCAGCCGATCTTCGACACGATCCTGGAGCACATCCCCTGCCCCGAGGGCGACCCGGATGCGCCGCTGCAGGCCATGGTGACCTCGCTGGACTACGACGAGTACGTGGGGCGCGTCGCCATCGCCCGGGTGCGCCAGGGCAGGGTGGTGGCCGGCCAGCAGGTGGCGGTGGCCAAGCTGGACGGCTCCGTCGTCCGGTTCCGGGCGGCGCAGCTCTTCGGCTTCCAGGGGCTGAAGCGGGTGCCGATGGAGGAGGCCACGGTGGGCGACATCATCGCCATGACCGGCCTGGAGGACGTGAACATCGGCGAGACCATCACCGACCCGGAGCAGCCCGTGCCGCTGCCGCCGATCAAGGTGGACGAGCCGACGCTGCAGATGACCTTCCGCACCAACGACTCGCCCTTCGCCGGCCGGGAGGGCAAGTACGTCACCTCCCGCCACCTGCGGGCCCGCCTCTTCAAGGAGTTGGAGCGGAACGTGGCCCTGCGGGTGGAGGAGACCGACTCGCCCGACGCCTTCATCGTCTCCGGTCGCGGCGAGCTCCACCTCTCCATCCTCATCGAGACCATGCGCCGTGAGGGCTACGAGCTGGCGGTCTCCAAGCCCAAGGTGATCTTCCGCAGGGACGAGCACGGCAACCGGCTGGAGCCCCTGGAGCAGCTGATCATCGATATCCCCGAGGAGTACATGGGGACGGTGATGGAGGCGCTGGGCGTCCGCAAGGCCGAGATGACCAACATGATCAACCACGGCAACGGCAACCTGCGCCTGGAGTTCATCATCCCCGCCCGCGGGCTGGTCGGCTTCCGCTCCGAGTTCCTCACGCTGACCCGCGGCTACGGGATCATGCACCACCTCTTCTACGACTACGGCCCGTACCGCGGCGACATCCCGACCCGCACCCGGGGCTCGCTGGTGGCCTCCGAGGCCGGCACGGCCACGCAGTACGCCCTCTACCAGCTCCAGGACCGGGGAACGCTCTTCATCGAGCCCGGCACCGAGGTCTACGTGGGCATGGTGGTCGGCGAGAACAGCCGGGAGCAGGACATGGACGTCAACGTCTGCAAGACGAAGCACCTGACCAACATCCGGGCGGCCGGCTCCGACGAGAAGCTGCTCCTGGATCCGCCCCGGCTGCTCACGCTGGAGGAGGCGCTGGAGCAGATCGCCGACGACGAGCTGGTGGAGGTCACGCCCAAGTCGATCCGGCTCCGGAAGCAGTACCTGGACCCGATCATCCGGGCCCGGCTGGCCAAGGGGAAGGAGATCAACGCGGAGGTGCTGCAGCGGCTGCAGCAGGGCAGATAA
- a CDS encoding DUF4352 domain-containing protein — MRRRILVGLLAALLALAAAGCGKYADQSGPGGTTASGSGASGSTSSGSGASGSSSSGSGASTSGGGSGGQGASGGSAAPAPAEKAQLGPLAVGDTAEVGLLTVTVHQVETVDEAPAPGYTYVLIDVTVQNNGAAAYTVNPTEQHKLTTPEEKSAPYNLQATSYRTPRLNGTFRQGESGQGWLGFLAKRMDGTYRYTFIHPEYGEATWEFTIQ, encoded by the coding sequence TTGCGGAGAAGGATTCTGGTTGGGCTGCTGGCGGCGCTGCTGGCGCTGGCCGCGGCCGGCTGCGGGAAGTACGCCGACCAGTCCGGCCCGGGCGGCACCACCGCCTCGGGCTCGGGCGCCTCGGGTTCGACCTCGTCCGGTTCGGGCGCGTCCGGTTCGAGCTCCTCCGGCAGCGGCGCGTCCACCTCCGGCGGCGGATCCGGCGGCCAGGGCGCCTCGGGCGGCAGTGCCGCACCCGCGCCGGCGGAGAAGGCGCAGCTGGGCCCGCTGGCGGTGGGTGACACGGCGGAGGTCGGTCTGCTCACCGTCACCGTCCACCAGGTGGAGACCGTGGACGAGGCCCCGGCCCCGGGCTACACCTACGTCCTGATCGATGTGACGGTGCAGAACAACGGCGCGGCCGCGTACACCGTCAACCCGACGGAACAGCACAAGCTGACGACGCCCGAGGAGAAGAGCGCGCCGTACAACCTGCAGGCCACGTCATACCGCACGCCCAGGCTGAACGGCACCTTCCGGCAGGGCGAGAGCGGCCAGGGCTGGCTGGGCTTCCTGGCGAAGCGGATGGACGGGACCTACAGGTACACCTTCATCCACCCGGAATACGGCGAAGCCACCTGGGAGTTCACGATCCAGTAG
- the opp4C gene encoding oligopeptide ABC transporter permease, whose amino-acid sequence MAVTNPMPTPSPKTFDGLAPKETSYARMVFRRFLRNRMAIAGATILLILILISLFAPLITQATLGWGRDEIDIRYIRATPSARHPLGTDSAGRDNLTRLLYGGRVSLSIALGSVAIYMVMGIAIGSVAGYFGGWVDNVLMRLVDIIQSFPFLMFALTIVAIRGPSVSNLVFAIVFLSWPVPARLVRGEFLSLRERDFIEAARAMGVSGFRMIMRHLLPNAMAPLIVNATLEVAGIILAEAGLSYLGFGVKQPIPTWGNMLSEANSMAVLQTMPWTWLPPGLMIFLTVLSINFIGDGLRDALDPRLKQ is encoded by the coding sequence GTGGCCGTCACCAACCCCATGCCGACACCCTCCCCGAAGACCTTTGACGGGCTGGCGCCGAAGGAGACCTCCTACGCCAGGATGGTCTTCCGCCGTTTCCTGCGCAACCGCATGGCGATCGCCGGGGCGACGATCCTCCTCATCCTGATCCTCATATCCCTCTTCGCGCCGCTCATCACGCAGGCCACGCTGGGCTGGGGGCGCGACGAGATCGACATCCGCTACATACGGGCCACGCCGAGCGCCCGCCACCCGCTGGGCACCGACAGCGCCGGCCGCGACAACCTGACCCGCCTCCTCTACGGCGGAAGGGTCTCGCTTTCGATCGCCCTGGGATCGGTGGCCATCTACATGGTGATGGGCATCGCGATCGGGTCCGTCGCGGGCTACTTCGGGGGCTGGGTCGACAACGTGCTGATGCGCCTGGTGGACATCATCCAGTCCTTCCCGTTCCTGATGTTCGCGTTGACGATCGTGGCCATACGGGGGCCGTCGGTCTCGAACCTGGTCTTCGCCATCGTTTTCCTCAGCTGGCCTGTGCCCGCCCGACTCGTGCGGGGCGAGTTCCTCTCGCTGCGGGAGCGGGACTTCATCGAGGCCGCCCGGGCGATGGGCGTGAGCGGCTTCCGGATGATCATGCGCCACCTGCTGCCCAACGCCATGGCCCCGCTGATCGTGAACGCCACGCTCGAGGTGGCGGGCATCATCCTCGCCGAGGCGGGCCTCAGCTACCTCGGCTTCGGCGTCAAGCAGCCGATCCCCACCTGGGGGAACATGCTCAGCGAGGCCAACAGCATGGCGGTGCTGCAGACCATGCCGTGGACATGGCTGCCGCCCGGCCTGATGATCTTCCTTACGGTACTCTCCATCAACTTTATCGGGGACGGGCTGCGCGATGCGCTCGACCCCCGGTTGAAGCAGTAG
- a CDS encoding ABC transporter permease, whose product MGRYLTRRLLQTIPILLGVSIVVFIIIHTAPGDPYAYLFGPRTDPTLRARLREEMGFNDPIPVQYVRWFKTTISGNLGYSIRTQEPVIDMMAKALPRTLLLTGSSFLLGLAIAIPIGVVSATRQYSALDYAATTFAFMGISLPSFFAALLAIYFFAVKLPIFPMNGIHTPGVGGFWDVLHHLVLPAVTLGLRDAASYARFTRSSMLEVLRQDYVRTARAKGLAERIVIYKHALRNGLIPVITLLGFSLPGLFGGAVIIEQVFTFPGMGLLTFEAVNNRDYSVLMATNMFFALLVIIGNLVADILYAVADPRIRYA is encoded by the coding sequence GTGGGCCGGTACCTAACGCGACGGCTGCTGCAGACGATTCCGATCCTCCTGGGCGTCAGCATCGTCGTCTTCATCATCATCCACACCGCGCCGGGCGATCCCTACGCGTACCTGTTCGGTCCGCGGACCGACCCGACGCTCCGTGCCCGGCTCAGGGAGGAGATGGGCTTCAACGACCCCATCCCGGTACAGTACGTCCGGTGGTTCAAGACCACGATCAGCGGCAACCTCGGGTACTCCATCCGCACGCAGGAGCCCGTGATCGACATGATGGCCAAGGCCTTGCCCAGGACCCTGCTGCTCACCGGTTCCTCCTTCCTCCTCGGTCTGGCCATCGCCATTCCCATTGGCGTGGTCTCCGCCACCCGGCAGTACTCGGCCCTGGACTACGCGGCGACGACCTTCGCCTTTATGGGCATCTCGCTGCCCTCGTTCTTCGCAGCGCTGCTGGCCATCTACTTCTTCGCGGTGAAGCTGCCGATCTTCCCCATGAACGGCATCCACACGCCCGGCGTCGGCGGATTCTGGGACGTGCTGCACCACCTGGTGCTGCCCGCCGTCACTCTTGGGCTGCGGGATGCGGCCTCCTATGCCCGCTTCACCCGCTCCTCCATGCTGGAGGTCCTGCGCCAGGACTACGTGCGCACGGCGCGGGCGAAGGGCCTGGCCGAGCGCATCGTCATCTACAAGCACGCCTTGCGCAACGGCCTGATTCCGGTGATCACCCTGCTCGGCTTCAGCCTGCCGGGCCTCTTCGGCGGGGCGGTCATCATCGAGCAGGTCTTCACGTTCCCCGGCATGGGCCTCCTCACCTTCGAGGCCGTCAACAACCGGGACTACTCGGTGCTGATGGCCACCAACATGTTCTTCGCCCTGCTGGTGATCATCGGCAACCTCGTTGCCGACATCCTCTACGCGGTCGCCGACCCCCGGATTCGGTACGCCTAA
- a CDS encoding ABC transporter substrate-binding protein: MKRFLVLLLAAIMVVASALPALAARPEVKYPVTFNGHPVTFDVQPVNVNGRVFVPFRAIFEKMGAEVEWNASAQTVTAKRGNTTVQLTIGSTTARVNGQARTLDAAPFIEGGRTLVPLRFVSEAFGAEVKYDDATTAISIVDPNWPRRGGRLNLAMWNKPIGHFNPITVNDTYGSNISGLMYEGLWKYDERYIPVPALAEHWEWDETNTKLTFYLRRGVTFFDGTPLTAKDVVFTYKAIWHPQYIGPRDAGFEDVVGYEDYANGISGETPENFARGIVTTGNLPGLYAVDDYTVVFQLKQPNSPFLYNLAYGIMDSSKYGKIPVQDWGTANDPYNIFPNGNGPFKMKEYVEGQYALLEANPNYWAGRPYIDEVLWRIVAAEVAVGEMQRGTIDYVEFSPNEMDAYVAMPHVKIHEFANTVFQEMVYNTGPNKNGEMGPTTDKRVRHAINYAIDRQAIINNLMGGHASTMYGPIHPLTWAYTEDVEQYPFNPEKSRQLLEEAGWKLGPDGYRYKDGKKLTLRLLYPNVGNPVRQATAPVVQQWLKDVGIEVILEGYDWPTLDQKRAERDFDMYFIGFSLGNSDPDPTGLWDKAATEPGGFNDSQWWTEKSEQLIAAGKATGDIEKRIEIYHEWARHWTEESPAYIFYAVNTLVAANERLQNFKPGPQGELWNIEEIWLSK; encoded by the coding sequence GTGAAGCGATTCCTGGTCCTTCTGCTGGCCGCCATCATGGTGGTGGCCTCGGCGTTGCCGGCCCTGGCTGCTCGCCCTGAGGTAAAGTACCCCGTGACCTTCAACGGCCACCCGGTTACGTTTGACGTCCAGCCGGTCAATGTGAACGGCCGCGTGTTCGTCCCCTTCCGGGCCATCTTCGAGAAGATGGGCGCCGAGGTCGAGTGGAACGCGTCCGCCCAGACCGTCACCGCCAAGCGCGGCAACACCACGGTCCAGCTGACCATCGGCAGCACCACGGCCCGGGTGAACGGGCAGGCCCGCACCCTGGACGCGGCGCCCTTCATCGAGGGCGGCCGGACTCTGGTCCCGCTCCGCTTCGTGAGCGAGGCCTTCGGCGCTGAGGTGAAGTACGACGACGCGACCACGGCGATCTCCATCGTCGACCCCAACTGGCCGCGCCGGGGCGGCCGGCTGAACCTGGCCATGTGGAACAAGCCGATCGGCCACTTCAACCCGATCACCGTGAACGACACGTACGGCTCCAACATCAGCGGCCTCATGTACGAGGGCCTCTGGAAGTACGACGAGCGCTACATCCCCGTGCCGGCGCTGGCGGAGCACTGGGAGTGGGATGAGACCAACACGAAGCTGACGTTCTACCTCCGCCGCGGCGTCACGTTCTTCGACGGCACGCCGCTCACGGCCAAGGACGTCGTCTTCACCTACAAGGCCATCTGGCATCCGCAGTACATCGGCCCGCGCGACGCCGGCTTTGAGGACGTGGTAGGGTACGAGGACTACGCCAACGGCATCAGCGGCGAGACGCCGGAGAACTTCGCCCGCGGCATCGTCACCACCGGCAACCTGCCCGGCCTCTACGCCGTGGATGACTACACGGTCGTCTTCCAGCTGAAGCAGCCCAACTCGCCGTTCCTGTACAACCTCGCCTACGGCATCATGGACAGCAGCAAGTACGGCAAGATCCCCGTTCAGGACTGGGGTACGGCCAATGACCCGTACAACATCTTCCCGAACGGCAACGGCCCCTTCAAGATGAAGGAGTACGTCGAGGGCCAGTACGCTCTGCTTGAGGCCAACCCGAACTACTGGGCCGGCCGGCCTTACATCGACGAGGTGCTCTGGCGCATCGTGGCCGCTGAGGTCGCCGTCGGCGAGATGCAGCGCGGCACGATCGACTACGTCGAGTTCAGCCCCAACGAGATGGACGCCTATGTGGCCATGCCGCACGTGAAGATCCATGAGTTCGCCAATACGGTCTTCCAGGAAATGGTCTACAACACCGGTCCGAACAAGAACGGCGAGATGGGCCCGACGACCGACAAGCGGGTGCGCCACGCCATCAACTACGCCATCGACCGGCAGGCGATCATCAACAACCTGATGGGCGGCCACGCCTCTACGATGTACGGCCCGATCCACCCGCTGACGTGGGCCTACACCGAGGACGTCGAGCAGTACCCGTTCAACCCCGAGAAGTCCCGGCAGCTCCTGGAGGAGGCCGGCTGGAAGCTCGGCCCCGACGGCTACCGTTATAAGGACGGCAAGAAGCTCACCCTGCGCCTCCTCTACCCGAACGTCGGCAACCCGGTCCGCCAGGCCACCGCGCCGGTCGTGCAGCAGTGGCTGAAGGACGTCGGCATCGAGGTCATCCTGGAGGGCTACGACTGGCCGACGCTCGATCAGAAGCGGGCTGAGCGCGACTTCGACATGTACTTCATCGGCTTCTCGCTCGGCAACTCCGATCCCGACCCGACGGGCCTGTGGGACAAGGCGGCCACGGAGCCCGGCGGCTTCAACGACAGCCAGTGGTGGACCGAGAAGTCCGAGCAGCTGATTGCCGCCGGCAAGGCCACCGGCGACATCGAGAAGCGCATCGAGATCTACCACGAGTGGGCGCGCCACTGGACCGAGGAGTCCCCGGCCTACATCTTCTACGCCGTGAACACGCTGGTTGCGGCCAACGAGCGGCTGCAGAACTTCAAGCCCGGGCCGCAGGGCGAGCTGTGGAACATCGAGGAGATCTGGCTCTCCAAGTAA
- a CDS encoding pyrimidine-nucleoside phosphorylase has protein sequence MRAYDIIYRKRMGEELTTEEIRALVSGFVSGEVPDYQMAAWAMAVCIRGMTPRETADLTMAMAESGDQIDLSAIAGRKVDKHSTGGVGDKVSLVLVPLVAACGAPVAKMSGRGLGHTGGTLDKLESIPGFRVELSPEEFVAQVNRIGCAVAGQTGDLVPADKKLYALRDVTATVDSIPLIASSIMAKKIAGGADAVVLDVKTGSGAFMKSLDEAFRLAEAMVAIGRQVGREVAALVSDMDQPLGHAVGNALEVAEAIETLRGFGPKDLEEICLQLGAQMLRLAGVAADGAEARKMLLRALRSGRGLSKLIEMVEAQGGDAGCIRQPVKLPRAQRVVPVTAPEGGYVQSITALEVGVAAQLLGAGRETKESPIDLSVGVVLRKKVGEPVAPGDVLAELHVSDDRRLAEAQERLLGAYRIGPGQPAPRPLVYGLVTDAGTERWA, from the coding sequence GTGCGCGCTTATGACATCATCTACCGCAAGCGGATGGGCGAGGAGCTGACGACCGAGGAGATCCGGGCGCTGGTCTCCGGGTTCGTCTCGGGCGAGGTGCCCGACTATCAGATGGCCGCCTGGGCCATGGCTGTCTGCATCCGCGGCATGACGCCGCGGGAGACGGCCGACCTCACCATGGCGATGGCCGAGTCAGGCGACCAGATCGACCTGTCTGCGATCGCCGGCCGCAAGGTCGACAAGCACTCGACCGGCGGCGTGGGCGACAAGGTCTCGCTGGTGCTGGTGCCGCTGGTGGCGGCGTGCGGGGCGCCGGTGGCCAAGATGTCCGGCAGGGGCCTCGGCCACACCGGGGGGACGCTGGACAAGCTCGAGTCGATTCCGGGCTTCCGGGTGGAGCTGTCGCCCGAGGAGTTCGTCGCGCAGGTGAACCGGATCGGCTGCGCCGTCGCCGGCCAGACCGGCGACCTGGTGCCCGCCGACAAGAAGCTCTACGCCCTGCGGGACGTGACCGCCACCGTCGATTCCATCCCGCTGATCGCGTCCTCCATCATGGCCAAGAAGATCGCCGGCGGGGCGGACGCGGTCGTGCTCGACGTGAAGACCGGCTCCGGGGCCTTCATGAAGAGCCTCGACGAGGCGTTCCGGCTCGCCGAGGCGATGGTGGCCATCGGCCGCCAGGTGGGCCGCGAGGTGGCGGCGCTCGTCTCGGACATGGACCAGCCGCTGGGCCACGCCGTGGGCAACGCCCTGGAGGTGGCCGAGGCGATCGAGACGCTGCGGGGGTTCGGCCCCAAGGACCTGGAGGAGATCTGCCTGCAGCTGGGCGCGCAGATGCTCCGCCTGGCCGGCGTTGCGGCCGACGGGGCGGAGGCGCGGAAGATGCTGCTGCGGGCCCTGCGCTCGGGCCGCGGGCTGAGCAAGCTGATCGAGATGGTGGAGGCCCAGGGCGGCGACGCCGGCTGCATCCGCCAGCCGGTGAAGCTGCCCCGGGCGCAGCGGGTGGTTCCCGTCACGGCGCCGGAGGGCGGCTATGTGCAGTCGATCACGGCGCTGGAGGTGGGCGTCGCGGCGCAGCTCCTGGGCGCAGGCCGGGAGACCAAGGAGTCGCCGATCGACCTCAGCGTGGGCGTGGTGCTGCGCAAGAAGGTGGGCGAGCCCGTCGCGCCGGGCGACGTACTGGCGGAGCTGCACGTCAGCGACGATCGGCGGCTCGCCGAGGCGCAGGAGCGCCTCCTCGGGGCCTACCGCATCGGCCCCGGACAGCCGGCGCCCCGGCCGCTGGTCTACGGGCTGGTGACGGATGCGGGAACGGAGCGCTGGGCTTGA
- a CDS encoding ATP-binding protein, producing MRSLTAKFMVGITGLVLAVLFIALSLDFAYQQRQADIDLLAKASLVAKQQQATRSFISRSSHDEFVHGETRPLDPAEVGEGVSDLFADLSKSQVKQTNLVPRIEENAPDDFERAALEYFMASAENNEVWQRVTLEDGTPAFRYMMALRAEESCLKCHGEPKGELDPTGYPKEGLKLGDVAGAISVILPMRETLANARAESVRLAILVVFLALLCFGLIWLILWRQVSMPLAELAEVATTVGMGNFLISKERLRSLKANHETAVVADAFEQMSDRLRELYTGLEHKVAERTRELEEANRELERISRYKSEFLTMISHELRTPLTSIIAFTELLLADRRLEPEQRESLSEVLESSQKLLNMITNLLDFSRIEAGKVKLFREMLDLRDPVRDVARTVQPLAERKGIALAVRCAPDLPLVSADPLRISQVLLNLLSNAVKFTPEGGRIDVDCGVDGDWVKVTVRDTGPGVPREEQEVIFQAFRQGGVRRPEGWGLGLALSASLVQAHGGRIWVDSEPGAGAAFTFTLPIWSEQGSGGNDEHEETNTGSR from the coding sequence ATGCGCAGCCTGACGGCGAAGTTCATGGTGGGCATCACTGGCCTTGTGCTGGCCGTGCTCTTCATCGCGCTCTCCCTGGACTTCGCCTACCAGCAGCGGCAGGCCGACATCGATCTCCTGGCCAAGGCGAGCCTCGTCGCGAAACAGCAGCAGGCCACGCGCTCGTTCATCTCCCGCTCCAGCCACGACGAGTTCGTCCACGGCGAGACGCGCCCGCTGGACCCGGCCGAGGTGGGGGAGGGCGTCAGCGACCTGTTCGCCGACCTCTCCAAGTCGCAGGTGAAGCAGACCAACCTCGTGCCGCGCATCGAGGAGAACGCGCCGGACGACTTCGAGCGGGCCGCGCTGGAGTACTTCATGGCGAGCGCCGAGAACAACGAGGTCTGGCAGCGGGTGACGCTGGAGGACGGCACGCCCGCCTTCCGCTACATGATGGCCCTTCGGGCGGAGGAGTCCTGCCTGAAGTGCCACGGCGAGCCCAAGGGCGAACTGGACCCGACCGGTTACCCCAAGGAGGGCCTGAAGCTCGGCGACGTGGCCGGCGCCATCAGCGTCATCCTGCCCATGCGGGAGACGCTGGCCAACGCGCGGGCCGAGTCGGTGCGGCTCGCCATCCTGGTGGTCTTCCTGGCGCTGCTCTGCTTCGGCCTGATCTGGCTGATCCTGTGGCGGCAGGTCTCCATGCCGCTGGCCGAGCTGGCTGAGGTCGCGACCACGGTGGGCATGGGCAACTTCCTCATCAGCAAGGAGCGGCTGCGGTCGCTCAAGGCCAACCATGAGACCGCGGTGGTGGCCGACGCCTTCGAGCAGATGTCCGACCGGCTGCGGGAGCTGTATACCGGCCTGGAGCACAAGGTGGCCGAGCGGACCCGGGAGCTGGAGGAGGCCAACCGGGAGCTGGAGCGGATCTCCCGGTACAAGTCCGAGTTCCTCACCATGATCTCCCACGAGCTGCGCACGCCGCTCACCTCGATCATCGCCTTCACCGAGCTGCTGCTGGCCGACCGGCGGCTGGAGCCCGAGCAGCGGGAGTCGCTCAGCGAGGTGCTGGAGTCGAGCCAGAAGCTGCTGAACATGATCACGAACCTGCTGGATTTCTCCCGCATCGAGGCCGGCAAGGTGAAGCTGTTCCGGGAGATGCTCGACCTGCGCGACCCGGTCCGCGACGTCGCCCGGACGGTGCAGCCGCTGGCCGAGCGGAAGGGCATCGCGCTGGCGGTGCGCTGCGCGCCCGACCTGCCGCTGGTCTCCGCCGATCCGCTGCGGATCTCGCAGGTGCTGCTGAATCTGCTGAGCAACGCCGTCAAGTTCACCCCCGAGGGCGGCAGGATCGATGTCGACTGCGGGGTGGACGGCGATTGGGTAAAGGTGACCGTGCGGGACACGGGCCCGGGCGTTCCCCGCGAGGAGCAGGAGGTCATCTTCCAGGCCTTCCGCCAGGGTGGCGTGCGGCGCCCGGAGGGATGGGGGCTGGGTCTCGCCCTCTCCGCCTCGCTCGTGCAGGCGCACGGCGGCCGGATCTGGGTCGACTCGGAGCCCGGGGCCGGGGCGGCCTTCACCTTTACCTTACCGATCTGGTCGGAGCAAGGGAGCGGTGGCAATGACGAACACGAAGAAACGAATACTGGTAGTCGATGA
- a CDS encoding response regulator transcription factor: MTNTKKRILVVDDDPKILKALEQALQQEGYEVHKAEDGLEALRVAQEVKPDLMILDIMLPKMDGFEVLAQLQSSGGIPTLILSARGEEMDKVVGFNVGADDYLVKPFRLSELLLRVRAILRRTSGPAAPVDEDRPLQFKDIEISRSSRTVIVRGQQVDLTPKEFDLLWLLASHPGHVFSREALLQRVWHSDYSGDEAALTVCVRRLREKIERDPGHPELVKTIWGIGYKFDG, translated from the coding sequence ATGACGAACACGAAGAAACGAATACTGGTAGTCGATGATGATCCGAAGATCTTGAAGGCGCTGGAGCAGGCGCTGCAGCAGGAGGGGTACGAGGTCCACAAGGCGGAGGACGGCCTGGAGGCGCTGCGCGTCGCCCAGGAGGTCAAGCCCGACCTCATGATCCTCGACATCATGCTGCCCAAGATGGACGGGTTCGAGGTGCTGGCGCAGCTGCAGTCCAGCGGCGGCATCCCCACGCTGATCCTCTCCGCCCGCGGCGAGGAGATGGACAAGGTGGTCGGCTTCAACGTCGGCGCCGACGACTACCTGGTGAAGCCCTTCCGCCTGTCCGAACTGCTCCTGCGCGTGCGCGCCATCCTGCGGCGCACCTCCGGACCGGCGGCGCCCGTCGACGAGGACCGGCCGCTCCAGTTCAAGGACATCGAGATCAGCCGCTCCTCCCGCACGGTGATCGTGCGGGGCCAGCAGGTGGACCTGACGCCCAAGGAGTTCGACCTCCTCTGGCTGCTGGCCAGCCACCCGGGCCACGTCTTCAGCCGGGAGGCGCTGCTGCAGCGGGTCTGGCACTCCGACTACTCCGGCGACGAGGCCGCGCTGACGGTCTGCGTGCGCCGCCTGCGGGAGAAGATCGAGCGGGATCCGGGGCACCCCGAGCTTGTCAAGACCATTTGGGGTATAGGCTATAAGTTCGACGGATAA